From a region of the Fischerella sp. JS2 genome:
- a CDS encoding M28 family peptidase: MNLKNQLETHLTQIVRDRDPFMASAGHFFVQEYIRASFAQWGSVDIHTFYVGGKACKNLVLNLSAADLQTRDLPPILIGAHYDAVPGSPGADDNATGVAVLLELARMFATEPIKYPLQLVAFDMEEYGLLGSIEYVAKLQKEQQPLRLMISLEMLGYCNTNPGSQIYPPPLQHIYPSRGDFIGLIGNWRTLRDLISISRSIRKVGVASQWLPVPNKGHIVRQTRQSDHAPFWDAGYPAIMITDTAFLRNPHYHKPSDTIATLDLDFLTGVCQGLEKGIRRL; the protein is encoded by the coding sequence GGAAACTCATCTTACTCAAATAGTCCGCGATCGCGATCCTTTCATGGCAAGTGCTGGCCATTTTTTTGTTCAAGAATACATTCGCGCCTCATTTGCACAGTGGGGGAGTGTGGATATCCACACCTTTTATGTGGGTGGTAAAGCTTGCAAAAATCTCGTCTTGAACTTATCTGCTGCGGATTTACAAACAAGAGACTTGCCACCAATTTTAATTGGTGCCCATTATGATGCTGTGCCTGGTTCACCAGGGGCTGATGATAATGCTACAGGTGTAGCAGTGTTACTAGAGTTAGCAAGGATGTTTGCAACAGAACCAATCAAATATCCTTTGCAGCTAGTAGCTTTTGATATGGAAGAGTATGGCTTGTTAGGTAGCATTGAGTATGTAGCTAAGTTGCAAAAAGAACAGCAACCGCTACGATTAATGATTTCTCTGGAAATGTTAGGTTACTGTAACACTAACCCTGGTTCCCAAATTTACCCACCACCTTTACAACATATTTATCCTAGTCGTGGCGATTTTATTGGTTTAATTGGCAATTGGCGAACCTTAAGAGATTTAATTAGCATTAGCCGCAGTATTCGGAAAGTAGGTGTAGCAAGTCAATGGCTACCAGTACCTAACAAAGGTCATATAGTCCGGCAAACTCGACAGAGTGATCATGCCCCTTTTTGGGATGCAGGTTATCCAGCCATCATGATTACAGATACAGCTTTTTTGCGAAATCCCCACTATCACAAACCCAGTGATACAATTGCCACCTTAGATTTGGATTTTCTGACTGGTGTTTGTCAAGGTTTGGAAAAGGGAATTCGACGGTTGTGA
- a CDS encoding DUF2891 domain-containing protein: MKTKAMEIDVAIATKLVQLVLNCIKQEYPHNAIYWFNSDEDIKPPRELTPVFYGCLDWHSAVHGHWLLTRLTRYFPQASFQTTVREALTQSFIPEKIQGEIAHLHKHPYFECPYGFAWLLQLAAELREWNDTQAQEWLAVLEPLETLVASNFQRWLQKLELPNRTGTHSQTAFALGLVIDWARITKNENFADLIENKIQQFYLSDRSYPLHLEPLGYDFISPCLAEADLVRRILSPTDFAHWLTDFLPQLTVDESVDCLQPVKVTNFQDYLQSHFHGLNLSRAWMLEGIIFGLPETDPRIETLRAAAVLHRQSSTIEAVSEHYSSSHWLGTFVVYLVTDRGLCTSK, from the coding sequence ATGAAAACCAAAGCTATGGAGATTGACGTAGCGATCGCAACAAAACTTGTGCAATTGGTACTTAACTGCATCAAACAAGAGTATCCCCATAATGCTATTTACTGGTTTAATAGCGACGAAGATATCAAGCCACCACGGGAATTAACACCTGTTTTTTATGGTTGCTTGGATTGGCATTCAGCCGTACACGGACACTGGTTACTCACACGTCTGACTCGTTATTTTCCTCAAGCCTCCTTTCAGACAACAGTCAGAGAAGCCCTAACTCAAAGCTTCATACCTGAAAAAATTCAAGGGGAAATTGCCCATTTACATAAACATCCCTACTTTGAATGTCCCTATGGTTTTGCATGGCTATTACAACTGGCTGCGGAACTACGTGAATGGAATGATACCCAAGCCCAAGAATGGCTAGCTGTGTTGGAACCCCTAGAAACCTTGGTTGCGAGTAATTTCCAGCGATGGCTGCAAAAACTCGAACTACCCAACCGCACAGGAACACATAGTCAAACGGCGTTTGCCCTGGGTTTAGTAATAGATTGGGCGCGAATCACTAAAAATGAGAACTTTGCTGATTTGATTGAAAACAAAATCCAACAATTTTATTTGAGCGATCGCAGTTATCCGCTACATTTAGAACCACTCGGCTATGATTTTATCTCCCCCTGCCTCGCTGAAGCTGATCTGGTACGACGAATTCTTTCACCGACAGATTTTGCCCACTGGCTCACCGATTTTCTGCCACAATTAACTGTTGATGAGTCAGTAGATTGCCTACAACCTGTAAAAGTCACTAATTTTCAAGACTATTTACAATCTCATTTTCATGGTTTAAATCTCAGTCGCGCTTGGATGCTTGAAGGAATAATCTTTGGCTTGCCTGAAACTGATCCTCGAATAGAAACCCTTCGTGCTGCTGCTGTTCTACATCGTCAAAGTAGCACAATCGAGGCTGTTAGTGAACACTATTCTAGTAGTCACTGGTTGGGGACTTTTGTAGTTTACTTGGTAACAGATCGTGGGTTATGCACGTCGAAATAG